In a single window of the Ciconia boyciana chromosome 7, ASM3463844v1, whole genome shotgun sequence genome:
- the LOC140654142 gene encoding flavin-containing monooxygenase 3-like has translation MVRRVAVVGAGVSGLAAIKCCLEEGLEPTCFEQSEDIGGLWRYTDQAEEGRASIYRTVFTNSCKEMMCYSDFPFPDDHPNYMHNARLQHYICKYAKHFDLLQHVRFKTLVTKVKKRPDFSVTGQWEVVTQRDGKEETVVFDAVMVCSGHHVYPNLPLTDFPGIQKFKGCYFHSREYKEPEKFRGKKVLVIGLGNSGCDIAVELSTVASQVYLSSRSGSWVMSRVWDNGYPWDMLVITRFRTWLGNIFPRVLSDWLYVRGMNRFFKHENFGLMPLNRTSRKEPVFNDDLPSRIACGVVVMKPNVKEFRETSVLFQDGTVQDDVDVVVFATGYSYSYPFMEDDSIIKSRDNQVTLYKGVLPPQIEKPTMAVIGLVQSLGPIIPTAELQCRWAVRVFQGQCMLPPVSEMMDDIDEKMGKKLKWYGNSTTLQTDYITYMDELASAIGVKPNMLKLLLTDPRLALEVIFGPCSPYQFRLMGLGKWSGARKAILTQWDRTLRATQTRITPAVPTAFPCLAVLGVLFLPLLLLATLYW, from the exons ATGGTGCGGCGCGTGGCGGTGGTGGGCGCAGGCGTCAGCGGGCTTGCGGCCATCAAGTGCTGCCtggaagaggggctggagcccacctgctttgagcagagcgAGGACATCGGGGGTCTCTGGCGCTACACG gaccaggcagaggaaggcagagccAGCATCTACCGCACAGTCTTCACCAACTCCTGCAAAGAGATGATGTGTTACTCCGACTTCCCCTTCCCTGATGACCACCCCAACTACATGCACAATGCCAGGCTCCAGCACTACATCTGCAAGTACGCCAAGCACTTcgacctgctccagcatgtaCGGTTCAAG aCCCTGGTCACCAAGGTTAAAAAACGCCCGGACTTTTCTGTGACAGGGCAGTGGGAGGTGGTGACCCAGAGAGATGGGAAGGAAGAGACGGTGGTTTTTGATGCTGTTATGGTTTGCTCTGGGCATCATGTCTACCCAAACCTCCCCCTCACTGACTTCCCAG GAATACAGAAGTTTAAAGGCTGTTACTTCCACAGCCGAGAGTACAAGGAGCCAGAGAAGTTCAGAGGGAAGAAGGTGCTGGTGATAGGCTTGGGCAACTCTGGCTGTGATATTGCCGTGGAGCTCAGCACCGTGGCATCGCAG GTCTATCTGAGCTCCCGAAGTGGGTCCTGGGTGATGAGCCGCGTCTGGGACAACGGCTACCCCTGGGACATGCTGGTCATCACTCGTTTCCGGACTTGGCTGGGGAACATCTTCCCCAGGGTGCTCAGTGACTGGCTGTACGTGAGAGGCATGAACCGGTTCTTCAAGCATGAGAACTTCGGCCTCATGCCACTGAACAG AACTTCCCGCAAGGAGCCAGTGTTCAACGACGACCTCCCAAGCCGCATTGCCTGTGGCGTGGTGGTGATGAAGCCGAATGTGAAGGAGTTTAGAGAGACATCTGTCTTGTTCCAAGATGGGACTGTGCAGGATGATGTCGATGTGGTTGTCTTTGCCACTGGTTACAGTTACTCCTACCCTTTCATGGAGGATGATTCCATCATCAAAAGCAGGGACAATCAGGTCACCCTCTACAAAGGCGTCCTCCCTCCTCAGATTGAGAAGCCAACCATGGCAGTCATTGGGCTGGTCCAGTCCCTTGGACCCATCATCCCAACAGCGGAGCTCCAGTGCCGCTGGGCAGTCAGGGTGTTTCAGG GACAGTGCATGCTCCCCCCAGTCAGTGAGATGATGGATGACATTGATgagaagatggggaagaagCTCAAGTG GTACGGGAACAGCACCACGCTGCAGACTGATTATATCACCTACATGGACGAGCTGGCCTCAGCCATTGGCGTGAAGCCCAACATGCTGAAGCTCCTGCTGACGGACCCACGGCTGGCCCTGGAAGTCATCTTTGGCCCCTGCAGCCCCTACCAGTTTCGGCTGATGGGCCTGGGGAAGTGGAGCGGGGCCAGAAAGGCCATCCTCACCCAGTGGGACCGAACGCTGCGAGCCACGCAGACGCGCATCACCCCCGCCGTCCCCACCGCCTtcccctgcctggctgtgctgggggtgctcttcctcccactcctcctcctcgccaCCCTTTACTGGTAG